The Moraxella osloensis genome contains a region encoding:
- the ubiE gene encoding bifunctional demethylmenaquinone methyltransferase/2-methoxy-6-polyprenyl-1,4-benzoquinol methylase UbiE, which translates to MNDNNHHSIQDSLVKDSLQANDKLNSQVQQSLTADTTINRQFTGTADLPESVPQGQQLTRPASATPNDAIPNDAIPNKSSAQSTSGFDKSAIYNPHTEATDGNEETHFGYKTVKKAEKQEKVAEVFTSVAKKYDIMNDLMSLGIHRLWKRYAISLTGVRAGQRVLDIAGGTGDLAKAFSKEVGRTGHVVLSDINEAMLEVGRERLLNAGCSNVDFVLANAETLAPFEDESFDLVTISFGLRNVTDKDAALRSMYRVLKKGGRLLILEFSKPVFEPFGKVYDLYSFTALPLMGKLVANDSESYQYLAESIRMHPDQRTLKGMMEEAGFVNCDYHNLTGGIVAVHRGFKK; encoded by the coding sequence ATGAACGACAATAACCATCATTCAATCCAAGACAGCTTGGTTAAAGACAGCCTCCAAGCCAATGACAAACTCAATAGCCAAGTACAACAGTCACTGACAGCTGACACCACCATCAACCGTCAATTTACTGGCACAGCTGATTTGCCAGAATCTGTGCCCCAAGGTCAGCAGCTCACTCGCCCTGCATCCGCTACCCCAAATGACGCTATCCCCAATGACGCTATTCCCAATAAATCATCAGCGCAATCAACTAGCGGTTTTGATAAATCAGCTATCTACAATCCACATACCGAAGCCACTGATGGCAATGAAGAGACCCATTTTGGCTACAAAACCGTCAAAAAAGCTGAAAAACAAGAAAAAGTAGCAGAAGTGTTTACCTCTGTTGCCAAAAAATACGACATCATGAATGATTTAATGTCCTTGGGTATTCATCGTCTGTGGAAACGCTATGCCATAAGCCTAACGGGCGTGCGTGCAGGTCAACGGGTGCTAGATATCGCAGGGGGCACAGGTGACTTGGCAAAAGCCTTTAGTAAAGAGGTGGGTCGCACAGGTCATGTGGTATTATCCGATATCAATGAAGCGATGCTAGAGGTCGGTCGTGAGCGTCTGCTCAATGCAGGCTGTAGTAACGTCGACTTTGTACTCGCCAATGCTGAGACGCTGGCACCATTTGAAGATGAAAGTTTTGATTTGGTGACCATCAGCTTTGGGCTACGCAATGTCACCGACAAAGACGCGGCACTGCGCTCGATGTATCGGGTGCTCAAAAAAGGCGGGCGCTTGCTGATTTTGGAATTTTCAAAACCTGTGTTTGAGCCATTTGGTAAAGTGTATGATTTGTATTCGTTTACCGCATTGCCACTCATGGGTAAATTGGTGGCGAATGACAGCGAAAGCTATCAGTATTTGGCAGAGTCTATCCGTATGCACCCAGACCAACGCACCTTAAAAGGCATGATGGAAGAGGCAGGCTTTGTCAATTGTGATTATCACAACTTAACAGGCGGTATCGTGGCGGTGCATCGTGGGTTTAAAAAGTAA
- a CDS encoding adenine phosphoribosyltransferase — protein MQSTITPDSPHPFWQIIRVVPDFPKQGIEFYDITPLLRAHINVVIDALLAAIPQPVFEAVDCFGAIEARGFIFASLLAGRTGKGMVLIRKEGKLPPPVAKKSYALEYGTDTLEMQAGLTPANVLLVDDILATGGTLSAAVGLCESVGHQVLGALVLLDLVDLHQPLAIPLYTVLQAKG, from the coding sequence ATGCAATCGACTATCACCCCTGATTCACCACACCCATTTTGGCAAATCATCAGAGTGGTACCTGATTTTCCCAAACAAGGCATTGAGTTTTATGATATCACGCCATTATTGCGCGCTCACATCAATGTGGTAATTGATGCGTTACTGGCAGCGATACCACAGCCAGTGTTTGAGGCGGTTGATTGTTTTGGCGCCATTGAAGCACGGGGGTTTATCTTTGCCAGCCTGTTAGCAGGTCGAACAGGCAAAGGCATGGTATTAATACGCAAAGAAGGCAAGCTGCCACCGCCTGTGGCGAAAAAAAGCTATGCGCTAGAATATGGTACCGATACGCTAGAAATGCAGGCGGGACTTACGCCCGCGAATGTGTTGTTGGTGGATGATATATTGGCGACAGGCGGTACCTTGAGCGCTGCGGTGGGACTTTGTGAATCCGTAGGACATCAAGTATTAGGCGCACTTGTGTTACTTGATTTGGTGGATTTGCATCAACCGCTTGCTATACCACTTTATACTGTGTTGCAAGCTAAAGGTTAG
- a CDS encoding transaldolase, giving the protein MTSSLNQLKMMTTIVADTGDLQAIARLKPVDATTNPSLITKALSAPQMQPILIETLKKYTNDIDAVIDELTIYIGSEILKLIDGRVSTEVDARLSYDTDGTIVKAQQFIKAYEAAGIDKKRVLIKIAGTWEGIQAAKALEQQGIHCNVTLLFGLHQAKACADADVTLISPFVGRILDWQKKDEGLDSIEISRDKGVSSVKTIYHYFKQHGYTTQIMGASFRSIEQILALAGCDLLTIAPDLLDQLATMDVKVERQLFPDMKFIDLKKQTLDETQFAEQHALDPISQELLSAGIEGFIQAREALEQTLRGLVN; this is encoded by the coding sequence ATGACTAGCAGCTTAAACCAACTAAAAATGATGACAACCATTGTGGCAGATACTGGGGATTTGCAAGCGATTGCCCGCTTAAAACCAGTCGATGCGACCACCAACCCAAGCTTGATTACCAAGGCACTGTCAGCGCCACAAATGCAGCCTATTTTAATTGAGACATTAAAAAAATACACCAATGATATCGACGCGGTGATTGATGAGCTCACCATTTATATCGGCAGCGAAATTTTAAAACTGATTGATGGTCGTGTTTCCACTGAAGTTGACGCAAGGTTGTCTTATGATACCGATGGCACAATTGTCAAAGCGCAGCAATTTATCAAAGCGTATGAAGCCGCTGGGATTGATAAAAAACGCGTACTCATCAAAATCGCTGGCACGTGGGAAGGCATTCAAGCCGCCAAAGCGCTAGAGCAACAAGGTATCCATTGTAATGTGACGCTGCTATTTGGCTTGCACCAAGCCAAAGCCTGTGCCGATGCCGATGTTACCTTGATTTCGCCATTTGTCGGACGGATTTTGGATTGGCAGAAAAAAGACGAAGGACTCGATAGCATCGAAATCAGCCGTGATAAAGGCGTGAGCTCAGTCAAAACTATCTATCATTACTTCAAACAGCATGGCTACACCACCCAAATCATGGGCGCGAGTTTTCGCAGCATTGAGCAAATATTGGCATTGGCGGGTTGTGATTTATTAACGATTGCGCCTGATTTGCTAGACCAACTTGCCACGATGGACGTCAAAGTCGAGCGTCAGCTATTCCCAGACATGAAATTTATTGACCTCAAAAAACAAACCCTCGATGAGACCCAATTTGCTGAGCAACATGCGCTTGATCCTATCAGCCAAGAATTATTATCTGCTGGTATTGAAGGCTTTATCCAAGCTAGAGAAGCGTTAGAGCAAACCTTGAGAGGCTTGGTTAACTAA
- a CDS encoding FAD-dependent oxidoreductase, which produces MQSTNNVNSASVDSASDNSISLDSISSNGAPIAQLPNTEPQPVIIIGSGMAGYTLARELRKLTTSLPIVMVCQDSGDSYAKPTLSNAYAQNKLADSIANASAAKMAETLNLTLLNFHQVTDINADEQVIVVRSLVNQASETTLAYRDLVLATGAHSRLLPNLAVNHQTIFAVNHLDEYKSFQQRLNTLKSQKSAPVKVAIIGAGLIGCEFANDLIGQNTDNQTADITVAVFDKAARPLSQQLPSEAGIMLQDALTQSGVAFYLGTDITSITTNIDTSDNATVTISFDKDKQSQTFEADIVLIAIGLVANTDLAASANIAIASSQHINPTITHLPRTVQQGIKVDAYLATSAKHIYAIGDCANVMGSYMPYVMPLMNQAKALAKTLADPNMAPTKVVYPAMPVAIKTPSLPLVVLPVSGQYSDDQLYWQTTLTTDGMVMTAHPKDDSNSILGFVLAGKEAAKQRLTLTKQVADWLS; this is translated from the coding sequence ATGCAATCAACTAACAATGTCAATAGTGCGAGTGTCGATAGTGCCAGTGACAATAGTATAAGCTTAGACAGTATCAGTTCAAATGGCGCGCCTATTGCGCAACTGCCAAATACAGAGCCACAACCTGTGATCATTATTGGCTCAGGCATGGCGGGCTATACGCTAGCGCGTGAGCTCAGAAAGCTAACGACTAGCTTGCCTATCGTCATGGTGTGTCAAGATAGTGGTGATAGCTACGCTAAACCAACCTTGTCAAATGCCTATGCGCAAAACAAACTTGCCGATTCCATCGCTAATGCAAGCGCGGCAAAAATGGCAGAAACGTTAAACCTAACCCTATTAAATTTTCATCAAGTCACCGATATTAATGCCGATGAACAAGTTATTGTGGTTCGCTCGTTAGTCAATCAAGCTTCTGAAACAACGCTTGCATATCGAGATTTGGTATTGGCGACAGGCGCGCATTCTAGACTGTTACCCAATCTAGCTGTCAATCATCAAACCATTTTTGCCGTTAATCATCTGGATGAGTACAAAAGCTTTCAGCAGCGCCTAAACACCCTAAAATCTCAAAAATCAGCGCCGGTTAAGGTAGCGATTATCGGTGCTGGATTGATTGGTTGTGAATTTGCCAATGATTTGATTGGTCAAAATACAGATAACCAGACCGCTGACATCACAGTGGCAGTGTTTGATAAAGCGGCACGCCCACTATCTCAGCAACTCCCTAGCGAAGCGGGTATCATGCTACAAGACGCTTTGACGCAGTCAGGGGTGGCATTTTATTTAGGCACTGATATCACCAGTATCACGACAAATATTGACACAAGCGATAATGCAACCGTGACCATCTCGTTTGACAAGGATAAGCAATCACAAACCTTTGAGGCGGATATTGTTTTGATAGCGATTGGGTTGGTGGCTAATACTGACCTTGCCGCATCAGCGAACATTGCCATAGCATCGTCACAGCACATCAATCCTACAATAACCCATTTACCAAGAACCGTGCAGCAAGGCATCAAGGTCGATGCCTACCTAGCCACATCGGCAAAGCATATTTATGCCATTGGCGATTGTGCCAACGTGATGGGTAGCTATATGCCCTATGTCATGCCATTGATGAACCAAGCCAAAGCCTTGGCAAAAACCCTGGCTGACCCTAACATGGCGCCGACCAAAGTGGTGTATCCTGCCATGCCAGTGGCTATCAAAACACCTAGTTTACCTTTGGTGGTATTACCCGTATCAGGGCAGTACAGTGACGATCAACTGTATTGGCAAACGACCCTAACCACTGATGGAATGGTCATGACCGCCCATCCAAAAGATGACTCTAATAGCATTTTAGGGTTTGTATTAGCCGGTAAAGAAGCAGCAAAACAGCGCTTAACGTTAACAAAGCAAGTGGCGGATTGGCTGTCTTAG
- a CDS encoding FFLEELY motif protein, with amino-acid sequence MSSLSQLEQDLKQFRALPYHSDTQLAQKLSEVQAWQRGRIHKTHQALFASANNQAMGEFLIDQLYGGEKFNVLAEQLERMVQKAEKLEKFIPANAVSTGAAGIIEAINAIKLDLQLAQYLKENHLSVDEPSMIKAYRSVNAESARRQQIADLKQMCYRTDKYLKSFILQKAFSLAKGTAYKKGFQPLYDFIAEGFAAIKPIKSIGAFIEPFCEKELQIITNVHAGKEHPFDV; translated from the coding sequence ATGAGCAGCTTAAGCCAATTAGAACAAGATTTAAAACAATTTCGCGCCCTGCCATACCACAGCGATACCCAGTTAGCGCAAAAACTCAGTGAAGTACAAGCCTGGCAACGCGGTCGTATTCATAAAACCCACCAAGCCTTATTTGCCAGCGCCAACAACCAAGCCATGGGGGAATTTTTAATTGACCAACTGTATGGGGGCGAAAAATTCAACGTGCTCGCTGAACAGCTAGAGCGCATGGTGCAAAAGGCTGAAAAACTAGAAAAATTTATCCCTGCCAATGCCGTGAGCACAGGCGCAGCCGGTATCATCGAAGCGATTAACGCCATTAAGCTTGATTTACAGCTTGCTCAGTATTTAAAAGAAAATCATTTATCCGTGGATGAGCCATCCATGATTAAAGCCTATCGGTCTGTCAATGCAGAGTCGGCAAGACGCCAGCAGATTGCTGATCTCAAACAAATGTGCTATCGCACAGACAAATATCTTAAATCATTTATCTTACAAAAAGCATTTTCACTTGCCAAAGGCACAGCGTATAAAAAAGGCTTTCAGCCATTATATGACTTTATCGCCGAAGGTTTTGCTGCCATCAAACCGATTAAAAGTATTGGCGCATTTATTGAGCCATTTTGCGAAAAAGAGTTGCAAATCATTACCAATGTGCATGCTGGCAAAGAACATCCTTTTGATGTTTAG
- the pheA gene encoding prephenate dehydratase codes for MNEQTISNDELVGLRQKIDEVDEKIQRLINERAGYAVQVAKAKKTQEDNPIFYRPEREAQVLKKVMARNESMGGVLPADKMARLFREIMSVCLDLEAPQKIAYLGPAGTFTHMAALKHFGKAATTVPLSTIADVFREVEAGSAMYGVVPVENSSEGVVNHTLDGFLSSDLKIIGEVELPVHHQFLVGEHTKVGAISKIYAHSQALAQCRQWLDTHYPNVERVAVSSNGEAARRIKNEWHSAAIAGEVAASEYNLHKLFENIEDTPSNTTRFLIIGREAVAPSGQDKTSILVSAKDQAGALIQILQPLAKHGVSMTSIETRPERPNKWAYVFFIDMLGHIDDANMQAALAEIRPQVKDLRVLGAYPKAVI; via the coding sequence ATGAATGAACAAACGATTAGCAATGATGAATTAGTTGGACTTCGCCAAAAAATCGATGAAGTGGATGAAAAAATCCAGCGATTAATCAACGAGCGAGCAGGCTATGCGGTGCAAGTAGCCAAAGCCAAAAAGACGCAAGAAGACAATCCGATTTTTTATCGCCCAGAGCGAGAAGCACAGGTGCTAAAAAAGGTGATGGCGCGCAACGAATCTATGGGCGGGGTACTACCAGCGGATAAGATGGCGCGTTTGTTCCGTGAGATTATGTCGGTGTGTTTGGACTTAGAAGCGCCACAAAAAATTGCGTATTTGGGCCCTGCAGGTACCTTTACCCACATGGCAGCGCTGAAGCATTTTGGTAAAGCCGCTACCACAGTGCCGCTATCGACCATTGCTGATGTGTTTCGTGAAGTGGAAGCCGGCTCTGCCATGTATGGCGTCGTCCCTGTGGAAAATTCCTCAGAAGGGGTGGTCAACCATACCCTTGATGGTTTTTTATCCTCCGATTTAAAAATCATTGGTGAGGTAGAATTACCGGTGCATCATCAGTTTTTGGTGGGTGAGCATACCAAAGTGGGCGCAATTTCAAAAATTTATGCCCACAGCCAAGCGCTTGCCCAATGCCGCCAATGGTTAGATACCCATTATCCCAATGTCGAGCGGGTGGCAGTCTCTAGTAATGGTGAAGCGGCGCGGCGTATCAAAAATGAGTGGCACTCAGCCGCTATTGCAGGGGAAGTGGCAGCAAGCGAATATAATTTGCACAAACTATTTGAAAACATCGAAGATACCCCATCTAACACCACACGTTTTTTAATCATTGGCCGCGAAGCAGTAGCGCCGTCAGGTCAAGATAAAACCTCGATTTTAGTGTCAGCCAAAGATCAGGCGGGCGCGCTGATTCAAATATTGCAGCCACTAGCTAAACATGGGGTGTCGATGACCAGTATCGAAACCCGCCCAGAGCGTCCAAACAAATGGGCTTATGTGTTCTTTATTGATATGCTTGGTCATATTGACGATGCCAATATGCAAGCCGCGCTCGCTGAGATTCGTCCCCAAGTCAAAGATTTACGGGTATTAGGCGCTTATCCAAAAGCGGTGATTTAA
- the hisC gene encoding histidinol-phosphate transaminase — protein MTIQSVNHSIEQLKAYEMDKSNEELTREYGLGDIVKLASNENPTGCSPHVTLAITSKLGELSRYPDGAGQGLKQALADFLGCETKQIVLGNGSNELLNNITASFADGDDVIVYSQYAFSDYELASLGISERTQQVAAKNFAHDLPAMLETVNQTANCKMVIITNPNNPTGTVLAKDDLIKFIKKVPSEVLVVIDEAYIEFAPTLSCVDLTQEYDNVIVLRSFSKAYGLAALRIGYAVSSASIAEILNYTRQSFNTSTLAHAAATAAIKDQHFINQYLAFNHEQKQALYDGLDSLGVVYVKSATNFVMVNVGDGMDIYQSLIEQGVVVRPMVGYGLPAWIRVSVGLPEEINRFLDTLAQVLS, from the coding sequence ATGACGATCCAATCGGTCAATCACAGTATTGAGCAGTTAAAAGCTTATGAAATGGATAAATCCAATGAAGAGCTGACCCGTGAGTATGGCTTGGGTGACATCGTCAAATTGGCGAGCAATGAAAATCCAACCGGCTGCTCGCCACACGTGACCTTGGCAATCACGTCAAAACTGGGGGAATTATCGCGTTATCCCGATGGCGCCGGGCAAGGGCTTAAACAAGCGTTAGCCGATTTTTTGGGCTGTGAAACAAAACAAATTGTGTTGGGGAATGGCTCTAATGAGTTACTCAATAACATTACCGCAAGCTTTGCCGATGGCGATGATGTGATTGTGTATTCTCAATACGCGTTTTCGGATTACGAATTGGCGTCTTTGGGTATTAGTGAGCGAACCCAACAAGTCGCTGCCAAAAATTTTGCTCATGATTTGCCTGCGATGCTTGAGACGGTCAATCAAACCGCCAATTGTAAAATGGTGATTATCACCAATCCCAACAACCCCACAGGCACTGTGCTTGCCAAAGATGATCTGATTAAATTCATCAAAAAAGTGCCATCGGAGGTGTTGGTGGTGATTGATGAGGCTTACATCGAATTTGCGCCAACGCTCAGCTGTGTAGATTTGACCCAAGAGTATGACAATGTCATTGTGCTACGTAGCTTTTCCAAAGCTTATGGACTGGCAGCCTTGCGCATTGGTTATGCAGTAAGCAGCGCAAGCATTGCCGAGATTTTAAATTATACGCGCCAGTCGTTTAATACCAGTACATTGGCGCATGCCGCCGCCACAGCAGCAATTAAAGACCAACATTTTATTAACCAATATTTGGCGTTTAACCATGAGCAAAAACAAGCCTTATATGATGGCTTGGATAGCTTAGGTGTCGTTTATGTCAAATCGGCCACCAACTTTGTGATGGTCAATGTCGGCGATGGCATGGATATCTATCAATCATTGATTGAGCAAGGTGTGGTAGTGCGACCGATGGTTGGTTACGGTCTGCCAGCCTGGATACGCGTGAGTGTGGGTTTGCCTGAAGAAATTAACCGTTTTTTAGATACGTTGGCGCAGGTATTGAGCTAA
- a CDS encoding ABC1 kinase family protein, with protein sequence MLLNHRKRLLQLWRIAAHYRVDTHLPIEETPQLEPIAKLIRMHPASYFQKPNPDGVRLALEEMGTLFLKLGQLLSTRRDLVTPEIIEQLVHLQDRVKPFSVDTVIEQIEQSTKKGGLGQTINQLFARFDGTPLAAASIAQVHTARLHDGREVVVKVVRPTIREQIIEDFELLRDLAGWASARIEAARAVHIIDIVEDYRQVLLNELDLTLEAANTTQMRNNFLGSSMMYVPEVYQASKNIMIMERIIGVPISQTQVFDALGYDRAALAAKGLTIFFTQVFRDNFFHADMHPGNVFVETLPADTPNPNPRYIALDCSIVGELSKADQMIVARLLLSVMNNNFTGLVDIIARAGWIPPNTDKYALMRDMRRTVSPMISKPINDIDFAGVLMSVLDIARRYHLDIPPQLMLLLKTLVHVEGLGRDLYPELDIWSLAKPILTGWVKQQFDPMQKIGELRKQLPELLLSLNDMPQLLDNSLQSLSNLGGHQDQQLREIQQIRSDMLKSRQQDWLAILGFVGSLFIAQMIASHVVWQVSSWLAPIFYVIAVLFVLWRLLN encoded by the coding sequence GTGTTACTAAATCATCGCAAACGTCTTTTACAACTGTGGCGCATTGCCGCTCATTATCGTGTTGATACGCATCTGCCTATTGAAGAGACGCCGCAGCTTGAGCCCATTGCCAAACTTATCCGTATGCACCCTGCCAGCTATTTTCAAAAACCCAATCCAGATGGGGTTAGGCTGGCGCTTGAAGAGATGGGCACGCTGTTTTTAAAATTAGGGCAGCTGCTCTCCACCCGTCGTGATTTGGTCACCCCTGAGATTATTGAGCAGTTGGTGCATCTGCAAGACAGGGTGAAACCCTTTAGTGTCGATACGGTTATCGAGCAAATTGAACAATCGACAAAAAAAGGCGGTTTGGGGCAAACTATCAATCAGCTATTTGCTAGATTTGATGGCACACCGTTAGCGGCGGCATCTATCGCCCAAGTACACACAGCACGCCTGCATGATGGGCGTGAAGTGGTGGTTAAAGTAGTTCGCCCAACCATCCGTGAACAGATTATTGAAGATTTTGAATTATTGCGCGACTTGGCAGGGTGGGCGTCAGCACGGATTGAAGCGGCGCGTGCCGTACATATTATCGATATCGTTGAAGATTATCGGCAAGTCTTGCTCAATGAGCTTGATTTAACCCTTGAAGCTGCCAATACCACCCAAATGCGTAACAACTTTTTGGGTTCATCGATGATGTATGTGCCTGAAGTGTATCAAGCCAGCAAAAACATCATGATTATGGAACGCATTATTGGGGTGCCGATTTCGCAAACCCAAGTATTTGATGCGCTTGGATATGATAGGGCGGCACTTGCAGCAAAAGGATTAACGATTTTTTTCACCCAAGTATTTCGGGATAATTTCTTCCATGCCGATATGCACCCAGGCAATGTGTTTGTTGAAACGCTGCCAGCCGATACTCCAAATCCCAATCCTCGCTACATCGCCCTTGATTGCTCAATCGTGGGCGAGCTATCTAAAGCTGACCAAATGATTGTGGCAAGGCTTTTATTATCGGTGATGAACAATAACTTTACCGGTCTAGTGGATATTATTGCGCGGGCAGGCTGGATTCCACCCAATACCGATAAGTACGCCCTCATGCGCGATATGCGCCGCACCGTGTCACCGATGATTAGTAAGCCAATCAACGACATTGATTTTGCAGGCGTGCTCATGTCGGTGCTTGATATTGCGCGTCGCTATCATTTGGATATACCGCCGCAATTAATGTTACTGCTTAAAACCCTAGTGCATGTGGAAGGTCTAGGACGAGATTTATACCCTGAGCTTGATATTTGGTCGCTCGCCAAACCGATTTTGACAGGCTGGGTGAAGCAGCAATTTGACCCGATGCAAAAAATTGGCGAGCTACGCAAGCAATTACCTGAACTGTTACTGAGTCTCAATGACATGCCACAATTGCTGGATAACAGTTTGCAAAGTCTGTCAAATCTGGGCGGTCACCAAGATCAGCAGCTGCGTGAAATACAGCAAATTCGCTCAGATATGCTCAAAAGTCGTCAGCAGGATTGGCTGGCGATACTTGGGTTTGTGGGTTCGTTGTTTATCGCGCAAATGATTGCCAGTCATGTTGTCTGGCAGGTGAGTAGCTGGCTTGCGCCGATTTTTTATGTGATTGCCGTGCTGTTTGTATTGTGGCGGTTGTTAAATTAG
- a CDS encoding ubiquinone biosynthesis accessory factor UbiJ, which translates to MFTVLLLAGIEKVVNLAIATDPITQAGLQPLSGKVLRLMMTEPAIEFDTIFNDDHIRFEPVTVDVFEPKGSNVVSKPDCIVKVDNPVHLLNLMGEPQGNLPIEGDYKVLMQVKQLVAGFDPDIIGKLQPLIGLPMASQLSNLLANLKSTIAVPAKEMFADIANIREWKNGADTDNNTGNELKQQLLKLRADIEREQARLDAIKQQQAALLQK; encoded by the coding sequence ATGTTTACTGTATTACTACTCGCAGGGATTGAAAAAGTGGTTAATTTAGCGATTGCCACTGACCCCATCACCCAAGCAGGGCTACAACCGTTATCGGGTAAAGTTTTGCGCCTAATGATGACAGAGCCCGCCATTGAATTTGATACGATTTTTAATGATGACCATATCCGCTTTGAACCTGTGACGGTTGATGTTTTTGAACCTAAAGGTAGCAATGTGGTAAGCAAACCTGATTGTATTGTTAAGGTGGACAACCCTGTGCATTTGCTCAATTTGATGGGCGAGCCACAAGGCAATCTGCCGATTGAGGGCGATTATAAAGTGCTGATGCAAGTCAAACAATTAGTCGCCGGGTTTGACCCTGATATCATTGGTAAACTGCAACCTCTAATTGGTCTGCCGATGGCAAGTCAACTGTCTAATCTATTAGCCAACCTAAAAAGCACAATCGCTGTACCTGCCAAAGAGATGTTTGCCGATATTGCCAATATCAGAGAGTGGAAAAACGGTGCAGATACTGATAACAATACAGGCAATGAGTTAAAACAACAGCTACTAAAACTGCGGGCGGATATTGAACGTGAACAAGCCAGACTCGATGCCATCAAGCAACAGCAAGCGGCTTTATTGCAAAAGTAA
- the rubA gene encoding rubredoxin RubA, translating to MKKYQCIVCGWVYDEALGCPEEGILPGTRWEDIPEDWTCPECGVSKVDFEMIEL from the coding sequence ATGAAAAAATATCAATGTATCGTGTGTGGTTGGGTGTATGATGAGGCATTGGGCTGCCCAGAAGAAGGCATCCTCCCCGGTACACGTTGGGAAGATATTCCCGAAGATTGGACTTGCCCTGAATGTGGGGTCAGTAAAGTAGACTTTGAAATGATTGAGCTATAA
- a CDS encoding alpha/beta fold hydrolase, with product MDLAKFNFQPSVITDFMQSAIIDIGDELQLCVEVGGNPDHPPLLLIMGLGSQLVFWPDSFVKGLIDAGFFVIRFDNRDIGLSSKIARPFPRFPVNNVKMMLRMQVGLTNRHFPVAYNLFDMVEDTRRLLDKLELKNVYVVGASMGGMIAQILAAKYPKRVSTLGLMFTSNNKPFLPPTKPKQLQTLLSHPKTTQIDDVVAYGVWCMQRIGSPNHVDEEEVERLIRLRFERSYHPRGALQQLQAILATGSIVKFDQKIKQPTIIIHGEKDGLVPPAHGRAIAKAIAHSEFHLIKDMGHDLAKPFIPTIVKLLTDHYMKHA from the coding sequence ATGGATTTAGCCAAATTTAATTTTCAACCCTCAGTGATTACGGACTTTATGCAAAGTGCCATCATTGATATCGGTGATGAATTACAACTGTGTGTTGAAGTTGGTGGCAATCCTGATCATCCGCCCTTGCTGCTGATCATGGGCTTAGGCTCGCAGTTGGTGTTTTGGCCCGATAGTTTTGTCAAAGGCTTGATTGATGCAGGCTTTTTTGTGATTCGTTTTGACAATCGTGATATCGGGCTATCCTCAAAAATCGCCCGACCCTTCCCGCGTTTTCCCGTCAACAATGTCAAAATGATGCTGCGTATGCAAGTGGGTTTGACGAACCGTCATTTTCCGGTGGCGTATAACTTATTTGACATGGTCGAAGATACCCGCCGCTTGCTTGATAAGCTTGAGCTAAAAAATGTGTATGTGGTGGGGGCATCTATGGGCGGGATGATTGCGCAAATTTTGGCTGCCAAATACCCAAAACGCGTGTCGACACTGGGTCTCATGTTTACCAGTAACAACAAGCCATTTTTACCACCCACCAAGCCAAAGCAGCTGCAAACCCTACTGTCACATCCCAAAACCACCCAAATTGATGACGTGGTCGCATATGGCGTGTGGTGTATGCAGCGTATCGGCTCACCCAATCATGTAGATGAAGAGGAAGTAGAACGACTCATTCGTTTGCGGTTTGAACGTAGTTATCACCCACGTGGCGCGCTTCAGCAGCTGCAAGCAATATTAGCCACTGGCTCTATTGTTAAATTCGACCAAAAAATCAAACAGCCAACTATTATCATTCATGGGGAAAAAGATGGACTGGTGCCACCGGCGCATGGTCGGGCGATTGCCAAAGCGATTGCGCACAGTGAGTTTCATTTGATAAAGGATATGGGACATGATTTGGCAAAACCCTTTATCCCTACGATCGTCAAACTGCTAACCGATCATTATATGAAGCATGCTTAA